One genomic region from Solwaraspora sp. WMMD792 encodes:
- a CDS encoding S8 family serine peptidase produces MPTISAVREQRGYRKQIAALSTVVVLAATVAGGPAARPAGAPAGVPAGGFASLWNGSPGIGQGTSLADVRSIVGANTPATAALDGTGIGIAMIDTGVVPVPGLPANRLVNGPDLSFESQATNLRWLDTYGHGTHLAGVLIGDDPTSGARGLAPKAKLTSVKVGTANGAVDVSQVIAAVDWVVANRNHDPTHPIRVLNLAYGSAGNPAFWTDPLHFAVEQAWHAGIVVVAAAGNDGNGFGRLDNPATNPYVITVGASLTKGTLTTADDELAPFTNLATAGRQLDLLAPGESVLSLRNPGSNVDNRYPGARVGSTLFRGTGTSQAVAVTSAVAALLLQAKPWLTADEVKQVLVESGTFLPTGGGANLGLRSINLNAALTYTPVWQPQQWTRSDGRGPIDASRGTSRVVRNNVTLQGEQSIFGPFSSPAWASQSAARTAWTGGVWLGHRMAADGWTGTSWASRTWGGAVWTSPSWDGSGSWVDPAWSSHFWSTGSWTPGDWGSHFWSTDSWANACWC; encoded by the coding sequence GTGCCGACGATAAGCGCTGTACGCGAACAGCGCGGATACCGAAAACAAATCGCTGCACTGTCGACGGTCGTGGTGCTCGCCGCCACCGTGGCCGGCGGGCCGGCGGCGCGGCCGGCCGGCGCACCGGCCGGTGTACCAGCCGGGGGCTTCGCCAGCCTGTGGAACGGCTCCCCCGGCATCGGCCAGGGCACCTCGCTGGCCGACGTGCGCAGCATCGTCGGTGCGAACACCCCGGCGACGGCGGCGCTGGACGGCACCGGGATCGGCATTGCGATGATCGACACCGGGGTGGTACCGGTCCCCGGCCTACCGGCGAACCGGCTGGTCAACGGCCCGGACCTGTCCTTCGAGTCCCAGGCGACGAATCTGCGCTGGCTCGACACCTACGGGCACGGCACCCACCTCGCCGGCGTACTGATCGGCGACGATCCGACCAGCGGCGCGCGCGGGCTGGCGCCGAAGGCGAAACTGACCTCGGTCAAGGTCGGTACGGCCAACGGCGCGGTCGACGTCTCACAGGTCATCGCGGCGGTCGACTGGGTCGTCGCCAACCGCAACCACGACCCCACCCATCCGATCCGGGTACTGAACCTGGCGTACGGCTCCGCCGGCAACCCGGCCTTCTGGACCGATCCGCTGCACTTCGCCGTCGAACAGGCATGGCACGCCGGGATCGTGGTCGTGGCGGCCGCCGGCAACGACGGCAACGGGTTCGGTCGGCTGGACAATCCGGCGACCAACCCGTACGTCATCACGGTCGGCGCCAGTCTGACCAAGGGCACGCTGACCACCGCCGACGACGAACTCGCGCCGTTCACCAACCTCGCCACGGCCGGCCGGCAACTGGATCTGCTGGCCCCCGGCGAATCGGTACTGTCGCTGCGCAACCCAGGGTCCAACGTCGACAACCGTTATCCCGGCGCCCGGGTCGGCAGCACCCTGTTCCGGGGCACCGGCACCTCGCAGGCGGTCGCGGTCACCTCGGCCGTCGCCGCGCTGCTGCTGCAGGCCAAGCCGTGGCTCACCGCCGACGAGGTCAAACAGGTGCTGGTGGAGAGCGGTACCTTCCTGCCCACCGGCGGGGGCGCGAACCTCGGCCTACGCAGCATCAACCTGAACGCGGCGCTGACCTACACCCCGGTGTGGCAGCCGCAGCAGTGGACCAGGTCCGACGGCCGCGGCCCGATCGACGCGTCCCGGGGCACCAGCAGAGTGGTCCGCAACAACGTGACACTGCAGGGCGAGCAGAGCATCTTCGGCCCGTTCAGCAGCCCGGCCTGGGCCAGCCAGTCCGCGGCCCGGACCGCCTGGACCGGCGGCGTCTGGCTGGGCCACCGGATGGCCGCGGACGGCTGGACCGGCACCTCCTGGGCCAGTCGCACCTGGGGTGGCGCGGTCTGGACCTCGCCGTCCTGGGACGGCTCCGGGTCGTGGGTGGACCCCGCCTGGTCGAGCCACTTCTGGTCCACCGGATCGTGGACGCCGGGCGACTGGGGCTCGCACTTCTGGTCCACCGACAGCTGGGCCAACGCCTGCTGGTGCTGA
- a CDS encoding diguanylate cyclase, with the protein MTRHAGGDEGGETYDVAATDPVTGARQRASLEPFLRRQLSRAGHPCGVFLFDVDFFKTVNDVYGHLRGDRVLRQLAERVRATCRPQDVLFRYGGDEFVVVLPQTGRTEAVRLALRLTERIRNTEFSGDPPLHLTVSLGVATAPADGTTAEHLLDHADRRNYLAKRRGRDSAVADDVEIADDTGSRLWERDEALRRTHEFLTRLQVTGRGSARIHGQRGAGHTRFLAETARLAALRGFAVVTVPPEPEPLPLPVFADQVLLIADLAAVDRVPQLLRVWSRPSLLPAVLGLVQASTETARPARPPGPVGAGEPVTVTGPGPLPGVGPGGVHLPELEQIELTPWSPATTRIWLRTALRGEPSRTLVNWFVRQTGGLPAAADRELDRVRSRRGLVGSGTGGWTLSPDLLGRPRRRVRLPAPLTPLIGRDRDVARIDALLATSRLVTLVGAGGIGKTRLSLSVAASLAARFDDGVCFVALAASRTATEVLTAVAAALDVPVRAGQAVLDAVVDHTADTELLLVLDNLEQALAAGPPLGQLLAAAGRVRVLATSREPLGIYGEQVYRVPPLPLPRLDDLPRGASAAARAVAQHPAIALFDQLARTADADFRLTADALPAVAELCRRLDGLPLAIELAAARTDQLSPAALLDRLGPHLDLLGPGPRDRPARQRTLHGTVDWSFGLLEPAHRDVFTAAAVFTAEPTAAAVAAVAGLGPVAGAGPVAGAGSSAVDDVAEALEALVRKSLVVAVTGRSGTRRYAMLNTIQTRARQLCTAGQRARQLRNHLTYCAGLADRAAAGMAGPEQSRWADELDQEYPDLRAALEHALATDDLATATRLCLGLWRYWRNGNQIRDGRQWLDRLLSAPAGLAVEHRRRLLYPAAVLAATQDDTATAARLGGECLRLTEQAGDAEGVAQARNILGVAAMLAGRYDEAGEHFRYGLEVWRELGAKPGMAIALGNLAKVCLRAGDIADADWHINQCLALEREAGNSRGVLLGLTCLAEILLARPDPAGAAAVAREALDLATGLGDLFGEAVALHHLGQCELAGGDRPAALRLFVAALERRFELGDRADLSTSLETVAEVTVDDDPALAVRILAAVDSLRYRFGLVAPVAVQQRRDAALAAARRALSGDSFDAAWYTGVATPLDLVVDQALDCAPEGPRDPATVLGSRG; encoded by the coding sequence GTGACCCGGCACGCCGGTGGTGACGAGGGCGGTGAGACGTACGACGTGGCGGCGACCGATCCGGTCACGGGAGCCCGTCAGCGCGCATCCCTTGAGCCATTCCTCAGACGCCAGTTGAGCCGGGCGGGGCACCCCTGTGGGGTGTTCCTGTTCGACGTCGACTTCTTCAAGACCGTCAACGACGTCTACGGCCACCTGCGTGGCGACCGGGTGCTCCGCCAGCTCGCCGAGCGGGTCCGCGCCACCTGCCGGCCGCAGGACGTGCTGTTCCGGTACGGCGGCGACGAGTTCGTCGTCGTACTGCCGCAGACCGGACGCACCGAGGCGGTCCGGCTCGCCCTGCGGCTGACCGAACGGATCCGCAACACCGAGTTCTCCGGCGACCCGCCGCTGCATCTGACGGTCAGCCTCGGGGTGGCGACCGCACCCGCCGACGGCACCACCGCCGAGCACCTGCTGGACCACGCCGACCGACGCAACTACCTCGCCAAACGGCGGGGGCGCGACAGCGCGGTCGCCGACGACGTGGAAATCGCCGACGACACCGGATCCCGGCTGTGGGAACGCGACGAGGCGCTGCGCCGTACCCACGAGTTCCTGACCCGGCTGCAGGTGACCGGCCGTGGCTCGGCCCGAATCCACGGGCAGCGCGGTGCCGGGCACACCCGTTTCCTCGCCGAGACCGCCCGGCTGGCCGCGTTGCGCGGGTTCGCCGTGGTCACGGTGCCACCCGAGCCGGAGCCGCTGCCGCTGCCGGTCTTCGCCGACCAGGTTCTGCTGATCGCCGACCTCGCCGCCGTCGACCGGGTCCCACAGTTGCTGCGGGTCTGGTCCCGCCCGAGTCTGCTGCCCGCCGTGCTCGGGCTGGTGCAGGCCAGCACCGAAACGGCCCGGCCGGCCCGGCCGCCCGGACCCGTCGGTGCCGGCGAACCGGTCACGGTGACCGGTCCCGGCCCGCTGCCCGGTGTCGGTCCGGGTGGGGTGCACCTGCCGGAGCTGGAGCAGATCGAGCTGACCCCGTGGTCGCCGGCGACGACCCGGATCTGGTTGCGGACCGCGCTGCGCGGCGAGCCCAGCCGGACCCTGGTGAACTGGTTCGTCCGGCAGACCGGTGGGCTACCGGCCGCCGCCGACCGGGAGCTCGACCGGGTGCGTAGCCGCCGTGGTCTGGTCGGTTCCGGCACCGGCGGCTGGACGTTGAGCCCGGACCTGCTCGGCCGGCCACGGCGCCGGGTGCGGCTGCCGGCCCCGCTGACCCCGCTGATCGGCCGGGACCGCGACGTCGCCCGGATCGACGCGCTACTGGCGACCAGCCGGCTGGTCACTCTCGTCGGGGCCGGCGGGATCGGCAAGACCCGGCTGTCGCTGTCGGTGGCCGCCAGCCTCGCGGCCCGGTTCGACGACGGGGTGTGCTTCGTGGCGCTGGCCGCCAGCCGCACCGCGACGGAGGTGCTCACCGCGGTCGCCGCCGCGCTGGACGTGCCGGTGCGTGCCGGACAGGCGGTGCTGGACGCGGTGGTCGACCACACCGCGGACACCGAGTTGCTGCTGGTGCTGGACAACCTGGAACAGGCGCTGGCCGCCGGCCCGCCGTTGGGTCAGCTGCTGGCCGCCGCCGGTCGCGTTCGGGTGCTGGCCACCAGCCGGGAGCCGCTGGGTATCTACGGCGAACAGGTCTACCGGGTGCCGCCGCTGCCGCTGCCCCGGCTCGACGACCTGCCGCGCGGGGCGTCGGCCGCCGCCCGCGCGGTGGCGCAGCATCCGGCGATCGCCCTGTTCGACCAGCTCGCCCGGACGGCCGACGCGGACTTCAGGCTGACCGCCGACGCGCTACCGGCGGTCGCCGAGCTGTGCCGGAGGCTGGACGGCCTGCCGCTGGCGATCGAGCTGGCCGCCGCGCGTACCGACCAGTTGAGCCCGGCGGCGCTGTTGGACCGGCTCGGCCCGCATCTGGACCTGCTCGGCCCCGGGCCACGCGACCGGCCGGCCCGCCAGCGGACCCTGCACGGCACCGTCGACTGGAGTTTCGGCCTGCTGGAGCCCGCGCACCGGGACGTCTTCACCGCGGCGGCCGTCTTCACCGCCGAGCCGACGGCAGCTGCCGTGGCCGCCGTCGCCGGGCTGGGGCCGGTGGCCGGGGCAGGGCCGGTGGCCGGCGCCGGGTCCTCGGCCGTCGACGACGTCGCCGAAGCGTTGGAGGCGCTGGTCCGCAAGAGCCTGGTGGTGGCGGTGACCGGGCGGTCCGGCACCCGCCGGTACGCGATGCTGAACACCATCCAGACCCGGGCCCGGCAACTGTGCACCGCCGGGCAGCGGGCCCGGCAGCTGCGCAACCATCTGACGTACTGCGCCGGGCTGGCGGACCGGGCGGCCGCCGGAATGGCCGGGCCGGAGCAGAGCCGCTGGGCCGACGAGCTCGACCAGGAATACCCGGACCTGCGGGCCGCGCTGGAGCATGCACTCGCCACCGACGACCTGGCCACCGCGACTCGGCTGTGCCTCGGGTTGTGGCGGTACTGGCGCAACGGCAACCAGATCCGTGACGGCCGACAGTGGCTCGACCGGCTGCTCTCCGCCCCTGCCGGGTTGGCCGTGGAGCACCGCCGCCGACTGCTCTATCCGGCGGCGGTACTGGCCGCCACCCAGGACGACACCGCCACCGCCGCCCGACTCGGTGGGGAGTGCCTGCGCCTCACCGAGCAGGCCGGCGACGCCGAAGGCGTCGCGCAGGCCCGCAACATCCTCGGCGTCGCGGCGATGCTCGCTGGCCGGTACGACGAGGCCGGCGAACACTTCCGGTACGGCCTGGAGGTGTGGCGCGAGCTTGGGGCGAAGCCCGGCATGGCGATCGCGCTCGGCAACCTCGCCAAGGTCTGTCTGCGGGCCGGCGACATCGCCGACGCCGACTGGCACATCAACCAGTGCCTGGCGCTGGAGCGGGAGGCCGGCAACAGTCGTGGCGTACTGCTCGGGTTGACCTGTCTGGCCGAGATCCTGCTCGCCCGGCCGGACCCGGCCGGCGCGGCCGCCGTGGCCCGGGAAGCGCTCGACCTGGCCACCGGGCTGGGGGACCTGTTCGGCGAGGCAGTCGCGCTGCACCATCTCGGGCAGTGCGAGCTGGCCGGCGGGGACCGGCCGGCCGCGCTGCGGTTGTTCGTCGCGGCCCTGGAACGGCGGTTCGAGCTGGGGGACCGGGCGGACCTGTCCACCTCGTTGGAGACGGTGGCGGAGGTGACCGTCGACGACGATCCGGCCCTGGCGGTACGGATCCTCGCCGCGGTCGACTCGCTGCGGTACCGGTTCGGTCTGGTCGCGCCGGTGGCGGTGCAGCAGCGGCGGGACGCGGCACTGGCCGCCGCCCGGCGCGCGTTGAGCGGTGACTCGTTCGACGCCGCCTGGTACACGGGTGTGGCCACCCCGCTGGACCTGGTCGTCGACCAGGCACTGGACTGCGCACCGGAGGGACCCCGGGACCCGGCCACGGTGCTAGGGTCCCGGGGGTGA
- a CDS encoding 3-methyladenine DNA glycosylase produces the protein MVTDTLLDRATWTRRRDAHAERVDRLVGGHLERRRRGESHPVADFLFTYYAYRPAQLRRWHPGAGVRLADTEPAQWGRDYRAVPCGDGVAVTVDTAGLLARRGEFVTWVRDLLARTATRPAHLGCFGLHEWAMVYRQPADEVRHHRWPLRMSPAGIAEFVDGQRIRCSHFDAYRFFTPAARSLNLLSPQRSNQADFEQPGCLHANMDLYKWSFRLSPLVPGELVVDCFELARDIRDLDMRASPYDLRELGYPPVRIETAAGRAEYATMQRDFAERAAVLRGRLLRFIARFDGFGQLNQPS, from the coding sequence GTGGTGACCGACACCCTGCTCGACCGGGCCACCTGGACCCGGCGCCGCGACGCGCACGCCGAGCGCGTCGACCGGCTGGTGGGCGGGCACCTGGAGCGCCGCCGCCGGGGCGAGTCTCATCCGGTCGCGGACTTTCTGTTCACCTACTACGCGTACCGGCCGGCGCAGCTGCGTCGCTGGCATCCGGGGGCGGGGGTGCGGCTCGCCGACACCGAGCCGGCGCAGTGGGGCCGGGACTACCGGGCGGTCCCGTGTGGTGACGGGGTGGCGGTCACGGTGGACACCGCCGGGCTGCTGGCCCGGCGCGGCGAGTTCGTGACCTGGGTACGGGACCTGCTGGCCCGTACCGCGACCCGGCCGGCGCACCTGGGCTGCTTCGGCCTGCACGAGTGGGCGATGGTCTACCGGCAGCCCGCCGACGAGGTCCGGCACCACCGGTGGCCGCTGCGGATGAGTCCGGCCGGCATCGCCGAGTTCGTCGACGGTCAGCGGATCCGGTGCAGCCATTTCGACGCGTACCGATTCTTCACCCCAGCGGCGCGGTCGCTGAACCTGCTCTCCCCGCAGCGCTCCAACCAGGCCGACTTCGAACAACCGGGCTGCCTGCATGCCAACATGGATCTGTACAAGTGGTCCTTTCGGTTGAGTCCGCTGGTCCCCGGCGAGCTGGTGGTGGACTGCTTCGAGTTGGCCCGTGACATCCGGGACCTGGACATGCGGGCCAGTCCGTACGACCTGCGGGAACTGGGCTATCCGCCGGTGCGGATCGAGACCGCGGCGGGTCGGGCCGAGTACGCGACGATGCAGCGGGATTTCGCCGAGCGGGCTGCGGTACTGCGGGGCCGCCTGTTGCGGTTTATCGCCCGATTCGATGGGTTTGGTCAGCTGAACCAGCCGAGCTGA
- a CDS encoding thiazolylpeptide-type bacteriocin, which translates to MLAELSTSWDATQDYDLDIDVDGLDLGPLTVTAMRDSVALPETGASSAGDGGRASCSCCYVT; encoded by the coding sequence ATGTTGGCGGAACTGTCGACGTCCTGGGATGCCACCCAGGACTACGACCTGGACATCGACGTGGACGGGCTGGACCTCGGGCCACTCACCGTCACCGCGATGCGGGACTCGGTGGCACTGCCCGAGACCGGAGCGTCCTCGGCCGGCGACGGCGGTCGGGCCTCCTGCTCCTGCTGCTACGTCACCTGA